A region from the Polycladomyces zharkentensis genome encodes:
- a CDS encoding ABC transporter substrate-binding protein, with amino-acid sequence MRTFRWMIGFAVLSCWLMVVTACSPSSSQSRTIRLVEVTHSMFYAPQYVAIRKGFFKEQGLTVELTNGFGGDKTMTALLSGDADIVLVGAEAAVYVTARGASRPVVGIAQLTQTDGSFLVARNQTGPFRWSDLRGKSLLGQRKGGMPQMVSEYVQRLHGLKPHKDVKIIQNVDYKNLGNAFAAGTGDYVQLFEPVASKLEQEGKGRVVASFGKDSGRLPYTIYITSQSNLEQDPDTLLRFIRAVYQGQKWVQSHSVQEIAEVIAPEFPDTNRAVLEKVLQRYKEQQAWATDPIIDRQEYGHMMDIMRQAGELPGNVPYDTIVKMELAKKAMR; translated from the coding sequence CCAATCCCGTACCATTCGATTGGTTGAGGTGACCCATTCCATGTTTTACGCGCCACAGTATGTGGCGATCCGCAAAGGCTTTTTCAAAGAGCAGGGATTAACGGTGGAGCTGACCAACGGCTTCGGCGGCGACAAAACGATGACTGCCCTTTTGTCGGGTGATGCCGATATTGTATTGGTCGGCGCGGAAGCCGCCGTCTACGTCACTGCCCGCGGTGCTTCCCGCCCGGTGGTCGGCATCGCCCAATTGACGCAGACGGACGGCAGTTTTCTCGTCGCCCGCAATCAAACCGGGCCGTTCCGGTGGAGCGACCTGCGCGGCAAATCACTGTTGGGCCAGCGAAAAGGAGGCATGCCCCAGATGGTGAGTGAGTACGTGCAGCGCCTCCATGGCTTGAAACCCCATAAAGATGTGAAAATCATTCAAAACGTCGACTACAAAAATCTCGGCAACGCCTTTGCCGCCGGGACAGGGGACTACGTCCAGTTGTTTGAACCCGTTGCCTCCAAACTCGAACAGGAGGGGAAAGGAAGAGTCGTTGCCTCATTCGGAAAAGACAGCGGTCGCCTGCCCTATACCATCTACATCACCAGTCAATCCAACCTGGAACAAGATCCCGATACCCTGCTTCGTTTCATTCGTGCCGTGTATCAAGGCCAAAAATGGGTGCAATCGCATTCCGTGCAGGAAATTGCGGAGGTCATTGCTCCTGAGTTTCCCGACACAAATCGTGCCGTCTTGGAAAAAGTGCTGCAAAGATACAAGGAACAACAGGCATGGGCCACCGATCCGATCATTGACCGACAAGAATACGGTCATATGATGGACATCATGCGTCAAGCCGGTGAACTGCCCGGCAACGTACCCTATGACACCATCGTCAAAATGGAGTTAGCCAAAAAAGCGATGCGGTAA
- a CDS encoding ABC transporter ATP-binding protein codes for MRSSHAIVLEQVVKTYMTKTEEIHAVGPVDLTVKPGEFLSLVGPSGCGKSTILSLMAGLIPATAGTVRIFGEALRSPSPRVGYMLQQDCLLEWRTIKGNVLLGLELRGLLSDRTIGRALDLLHELGLGDVVHHYPSQLSGGMRQRAALVRTLAVDPDILLLDEPFSSLDYQQKLHLEELMVTVLREHKKTAVLVTHDLEEALAVSDRVLVMGGRPSRVRRTLSIPEEVRAASPMEARSHPMFRTLFDELWREMERR; via the coding sequence ATGCGATCTTCCCATGCCATCGTGCTGGAACAAGTGGTCAAAACCTACATGACCAAAACGGAAGAAATTCACGCCGTGGGTCCCGTCGATCTGACGGTCAAACCCGGTGAGTTCCTGTCGCTGGTCGGCCCCAGCGGATGTGGAAAAAGTACGATTTTGTCCCTGATGGCGGGGTTGATCCCCGCCACTGCCGGTACGGTGCGAATTTTCGGTGAAGCCCTGCGTTCCCCGTCTCCCCGAGTCGGATACATGCTGCAACAGGACTGCCTCCTGGAATGGCGAACGATCAAAGGCAACGTGCTGTTGGGATTGGAATTGCGCGGTCTTCTGTCCGACCGTACAATCGGTCGGGCACTTGACCTCCTCCACGAATTGGGTCTGGGGGATGTGGTGCATCATTATCCCTCTCAACTATCCGGCGGCATGCGCCAGCGGGCGGCTCTGGTCCGCACACTGGCTGTTGACCCCGATATCCTCTTGTTGGACGAACCGTTCTCCTCTCTGGATTATCAACAAAAATTGCACTTGGAGGAACTGATGGTGACCGTCTTGCGCGAACATAAAAAAACAGCCGTGCTGGTCACACATGACTTGGAGGAAGCATTGGCCGTTTCCGATCGGGTGTTGGTGATGGGCGGCCGGCCAAGCCGGGTCCGCAGAACACTCAGCATACCCGAGGAGGTGCGGGCCGCCTCACCGATGGAAGCCCGCAGTCACCCGATGTTCCGCACGTTGTTCGATGAACTGTGGAGGGAGATGGAACGCCGATGA
- a CDS encoding ABC transporter permease: protein MTPWLPSKSEKGGRSPAHTRYLRRLRLRHWSVWGCRLALVLLFFGGWQISADRGWIDPFLFSSPSRMGEQLLQLLRSGDLIHHVVTTATETVIGFSIGTASGIALATLIWSSPFLSRVLDPFLVVINSMPKVALGPLFIVSMGAGYGSILAMGVAITVIITTLVIHSSFQNVDPDACKLARSFGATRRQLFVKIIFPACIPDMIAALKVNVGLAWVGVIVGEFLVSKAGLGYLIIYGFQVFNLTLVMMSLLIVAVLSTVMYQLVAWLEHRLLRHRHLS from the coding sequence ATGACACCATGGTTACCTTCAAAATCGGAAAAGGGCGGGCGTTCTCCCGCCCACACGCGCTATCTTCGCCGCCTGCGCCTGCGACATTGGAGCGTGTGGGGTTGCCGCCTCGCCCTGGTGCTCCTGTTTTTCGGCGGATGGCAGATCAGTGCTGACCGTGGATGGATCGATCCGTTTTTGTTCAGCAGTCCCTCCCGCATGGGAGAACAGCTTCTCCAATTGCTCCGGTCCGGTGATTTGATCCATCATGTCGTCACAACCGCAACCGAGACGGTCATCGGATTTTCGATCGGCACCGCCTCAGGGATCGCTCTGGCCACGCTGATCTGGTCCTCCCCTTTTCTTTCCCGTGTCTTGGACCCTTTTCTCGTTGTGATCAACAGCATGCCCAAAGTGGCGCTCGGCCCGCTCTTCATCGTCTCGATGGGAGCGGGATACGGTTCGATTCTGGCGATGGGCGTGGCCATCACAGTGATCATCACCACGCTCGTCATCCACTCCAGCTTTCAAAACGTCGATCCCGATGCATGCAAACTGGCCCGATCCTTCGGTGCCACCCGGCGCCAATTGTTTGTCAAGATTATTTTCCCGGCCTGCATCCCCGACATGATCGCCGCACTGAAAGTGAATGTCGGACTCGCCTGGGTAGGCGTGATCGTCGGGGAGTTCCTCGTTTCCAAAGCCGGACTCGGCTATTTGATCATTTACGGATTTCAGGTGTTCAATCTGACGCTGGTCATGATGAGCCTGTTGATCGTGGCCGTGTTGTCCACGGTCATGTACCAACTGGTGGCTTGGCTGGAACATCGGCTCCTCCGGCACCGTCATCTGTCATGA
- a CDS encoding response regulator: protein MSIRVLLVDDHAVLRDGLSNIISLEDDMEVVGEAKSGIEALQLVEQVHPDVILMDINMPGMNGVEAIRRIHAQHPGIAIIVLTMYDRDEYLYESIRAGATGYLLKDAPSGDVIAAIRSASRGESTLHPVMARKLLDNLTGEKRGERGSSDENLTPRELDVLQLMVKGHSNKEIAEQLFISDKTVKIHVSNILKKLGVKSRSQAIIYAIQHELVVLE, encoded by the coding sequence ATGTCTATTCGCGTATTACTCGTGGATGATCATGCCGTTTTGCGTGACGGCTTGTCCAATATTATCAGTTTGGAAGATGACATGGAAGTGGTGGGAGAGGCCAAGAGCGGCATCGAAGCATTGCAGTTGGTGGAACAAGTTCATCCCGACGTGATCCTGATGGATATCAATATGCCGGGCATGAACGGGGTGGAAGCGATTCGCCGCATTCACGCCCAGCATCCCGGGATCGCCATCATTGTATTGACCATGTATGATCGGGACGAGTATCTCTATGAATCAATCCGAGCCGGTGCCACGGGCTATCTGCTCAAAGATGCACCGTCGGGGGATGTGATCGCGGCAATCCGCTCCGCGTCCCGTGGCGAGTCGACACTCCACCCGGTGATGGCGCGTAAACTGCTGGATAATTTGACCGGAGAAAAAAGAGGCGAACGGGGCAGCTCCGACGAGAATCTCACCCCTCGGGAATTGGATGTGTTGCAATTGATGGTCAAAGGGCACAGCAACAAAGAAATAGCGGAACAATTGTTCATCAGTGACAAAACCGTGAAGATTCATGTCAGCAACATCCTGAAAAAGCTGGGGGTCAAAAGCCGTTCCCAAGCGATTATCTATGCGATCCAACACGAATTGGTGGTGTTGGAATAG
- a CDS encoding GAF domain-containing sensor histidine kinase, with amino-acid sequence MMRNWKKAWERVLMTVVIMAGWGWMVRDLFHPVTFSAGWSVLVLIGIYLFVVEYHPHPAGGGKATVHFPLLYALSTLFSPSVAGLIFVDVALLVTWLKRQSFSRALFRTGYTLIGLFAASEAHHAVRPWLIGLAPLSRLLFGLITFLLVYELVSKGIRDGVEQLMPASRRGKTWWGSWPLEPGLLLLSFLYCTVAIVFEVPRQPHGLLEIAFFFAPLVGFAVLLNIIARLKRQQQKMELLFVIATRINQTLDLREVMKETLIPLSKVIDYTYGVVYLLRDGQLYPEVFAGEETLKVRHRPLPLNRGLSGWVASHAKPACIHDVRKDPRCKGTPTDAEGVKSLLSVPLEVNGDVMGVITLGKTETYGFRDMDLRFLTVLASQAVVAMRTAKLMEERERRVVAEERNRLAREIHDGIGQSLAGVLMKVESAARVFDTHPERVRQWLEEAQEKLREGLKEVRHSITALRPSPAARLGLLPALRQRVEAHQRETGQWSVFQIKGRAYPLLQEWEETIYQVCHEALNNVAKHAQATKVRVQLRFSSEYVRLIVQDDGVGFSLGKAISKAEAHKRYGIVGMNERAQKLEAALQFLSKPNRGTRVILTIPTEKSEEESVHVYSRITRG; translated from the coding sequence ATGATGAGAAACTGGAAAAAAGCGTGGGAAAGGGTATTGATGACGGTTGTCATCATGGCGGGTTGGGGCTGGATGGTGCGCGACTTGTTTCATCCCGTTACTTTTTCGGCAGGTTGGTCCGTGCTTGTCTTGATCGGCATTTACCTGTTTGTCGTGGAATATCATCCCCATCCGGCAGGCGGGGGGAAAGCAACCGTTCATTTTCCGCTTTTGTATGCGCTGAGCACCTTGTTCTCCCCTTCCGTCGCCGGGTTGATTTTCGTCGATGTCGCATTACTCGTCACTTGGTTGAAGCGTCAGTCGTTTTCCCGGGCACTCTTTCGAACCGGATACACGTTGATCGGTCTGTTTGCCGCCAGCGAAGCGCATCATGCGGTCCGTCCGTGGTTGATCGGTTTGGCGCCGTTGTCCCGGTTGCTGTTCGGTCTGATCACGTTTTTATTGGTGTACGAGTTGGTAAGCAAAGGGATTCGTGACGGTGTCGAACAGCTGATGCCCGCCTCCCGGCGCGGCAAGACCTGGTGGGGAAGTTGGCCATTGGAGCCCGGCTTGCTGTTGCTTTCCTTCCTGTATTGCACGGTGGCCATCGTGTTTGAAGTACCGCGACAACCGCACGGTTTGTTGGAAATCGCCTTTTTCTTTGCGCCGTTGGTCGGTTTCGCCGTTCTGTTGAACATCATCGCCCGCCTCAAACGGCAGCAGCAAAAGATGGAGCTGCTTTTCGTCATCGCGACACGGATCAATCAAACGCTGGACTTGCGCGAAGTGATGAAGGAGACATTGATTCCGTTGTCCAAAGTGATCGATTATACATACGGTGTCGTGTACTTGTTGCGCGACGGTCAATTGTACCCGGAAGTATTCGCGGGGGAGGAAACGTTGAAGGTAAGGCACAGACCGCTGCCGCTCAACCGCGGATTGAGCGGATGGGTCGCCTCCCACGCGAAACCGGCGTGTATCCATGATGTGCGCAAGGACCCCCGCTGTAAGGGAACGCCGACGGATGCGGAAGGGGTGAAATCCCTTCTGTCGGTGCCGTTGGAAGTCAATGGAGATGTGATGGGCGTCATCACGCTGGGGAAAACGGAAACCTACGGATTTCGCGACATGGATTTGCGTTTTCTCACCGTTTTGGCCAGTCAAGCGGTGGTCGCGATGCGTACCGCCAAACTGATGGAAGAGCGGGAACGCCGGGTGGTGGCGGAGGAACGAAACCGTTTGGCACGCGAAATTCACGACGGCATCGGACAATCGCTGGCTGGTGTTTTGATGAAAGTGGAGTCTGCGGCCCGGGTGTTTGACACCCATCCGGAGCGGGTGCGTCAGTGGCTGGAGGAAGCGCAGGAGAAGCTGAGGGAAGGATTGAAGGAGGTTCGCCACTCGATCACGGCGCTCAGGCCTTCTCCCGCGGCTCGGTTGGGTTTGCTGCCTGCATTGCGGCAACGCGTCGAAGCACATCAGCGCGAGACGGGTCAATGGTCCGTATTTCAGATCAAGGGACGAGCGTATCCGTTGTTGCAGGAGTGGGAGGAAACCATTTATCAGGTGTGTCATGAGGCACTGAACAATGTGGCCAAACATGCGCAAGCCACCAAGGTGCGCGTGCAATTGCGGTTCTCATCCGAATATGTCCGCTTGATCGTGCAGGATGACGGGGTGGGATTCAGTTTGGGCAAAGCGATTTCCAAAGCGGAGGCCCACAAACGGTACGGTATCGTCGGTATGAACGAACGCGCGCAAAAACTGGAGGCGGCATTACAGTTTCTGAGTAAACCGAACAGAGGAACGCGTGTGATCCTGACGATTCCGACGGAGAAAAGCGAGGAGGAGTCCGTTCATGTCTATTCGCGTATTACTCGTGGATGA